The Williamsia sp. DF01-3 genome has a window encoding:
- a CDS encoding NDMA-dependent alcohol dehydrogenase, which yields MKTKAAVLLEAGKPFEIMELELDGPGPGEVLIKYTAAGLCHSDLHLTDGDLPPRYPIVGGHEGSGIIEEVGPGVTKVKPGDHVVCSFIPNCGTCRYCSTGRQNLCDMGATILEGSMPDGSFRFHGDGKDFGAMCMLGTFAERATISQHSVVKVDDWLPLETAVLVGCGVPSGWGTAVNAGNLRNGDTAVIYGIGGLGINAVQGAVGAGCKYVVVVDPVPLKRETALKFGATHAFADAASAAEKVDELTWGQGADAALILVGTVDQDVVSAATAVIGKGGTVVITGLADPTKLTVQVSGTDLTLNQKTIKGSLFGSMNPQYDIVKLLRLYDAGQLKLDELITQTYSLEQVNQGYQDLRDGKNIRGVIHHAA from the coding sequence ATGAAAACCAAAGCCGCAGTGCTACTCGAGGCCGGCAAACCGTTCGAGATCATGGAACTCGAACTCGACGGGCCGGGCCCCGGCGAGGTGCTCATCAAGTACACCGCCGCCGGACTCTGTCATTCCGACCTGCACCTGACCGACGGCGACCTACCGCCCCGCTATCCGATCGTCGGCGGACACGAAGGGTCAGGCATCATCGAGGAGGTGGGACCCGGCGTCACCAAGGTAAAGCCCGGCGACCACGTGGTGTGCAGCTTCATCCCCAACTGCGGTACCTGCCGCTACTGCTCGACCGGTCGGCAGAACCTCTGCGACATGGGCGCCACCATCCTGGAGGGCTCGATGCCCGACGGTTCCTTCCGATTCCACGGGGACGGAAAAGACTTCGGCGCCATGTGCATGCTCGGTACGTTCGCCGAACGCGCCACCATCTCACAGCACTCGGTTGTGAAGGTCGACGATTGGCTACCGCTGGAGACCGCCGTCCTGGTCGGCTGCGGTGTGCCGTCCGGCTGGGGAACGGCGGTCAATGCCGGCAACCTCCGCAACGGAGACACGGCGGTGATCTACGGCATCGGGGGGCTGGGCATCAACGCCGTACAGGGTGCGGTGGGCGCCGGCTGCAAGTACGTGGTGGTGGTCGACCCCGTGCCGCTCAAGCGCGAGACCGCGCTGAAGTTCGGTGCCACACACGCATTCGCCGATGCGGCCAGTGCCGCTGAGAAGGTCGATGAACTCACCTGGGGCCAAGGCGCGGACGCGGCCCTGATCCTGGTCGGCACCGTCGACCAGGACGTGGTGTCGGCCGCGACCGCAGTGATCGGCAAGGGCGGCACAGTGGTGATCACCGGCCTGGCCGACCCGACGAAGTTGACGGTGCAGGTGTCGGGCACCGACCTGACCCTGAACCAGAAGACGATCAAGGGGTCGCTCTTCGGATCGATGAATCCGCAGTACGACATCGTCAAACTCCTGCGGCTGTACGACGCCGGCCAGTTGAAACTGGATGAGCTGATCACGCAGACCTACTCACTCGAACAGGTCAATCAGGGCTACCAGGATCTTCGCGACGGGAAGAACATCCGCGGGGTCATCCACCACGCGGCGTAA
- a CDS encoding aldehyde dehydrogenase family protein: MTAIAEPQLTSRVRGFISADRSMLIGGEWTGAASGKTFTTFDPATTAPITDVAHGDATDVDRAVRAARRAFDDGPWARMKPNERERLLWRVGDLLTERAEEFGQLEALDNGKSAGIAAAVDTAWSADIFRYNAGLCTKIFGSTVNVSMPFVPGGEFHAYTLRDPVGVCGLIVPWNFPLLMASFKLAPALAAGNTVVLKPAEQTPLTALLLGEIFEEAGFPPGVVNIVTGFGDAGAALTAHPDVDKIAFTGSTEVGKKIVAAAQGNLKKVSLELGGKSPNIVFADADFEQAVAGSVAAWMFNHGQCCVAGTRLFVERPIFDDFTAAVAEAASKAKIGPGLDPTTELGPLISQEQFDKVSGYLAQGLADGARALTGGKRWGTEGYFIEPTVFVDVEPSFSIVEEEIFGPVVAAMPFDGDDVVAAANNSIYGLAAGIWTRDLSKAHKTARRIKAGSVWVNQYNGFDTAMPFGGYKQSGWGRELGNSAIDLYTETKSVNIAL; encoded by the coding sequence ATGACCGCCATTGCCGAGCCCCAATTGACGTCGCGGGTAAGGGGTTTCATTTCCGCCGACCGTTCGATGCTGATCGGGGGCGAGTGGACCGGTGCCGCATCGGGCAAGACCTTCACCACCTTCGACCCGGCCACCACGGCTCCCATCACCGACGTCGCCCACGGCGACGCCACCGACGTCGACCGAGCGGTACGGGCCGCCCGGCGCGCATTCGACGACGGACCATGGGCCCGGATGAAGCCGAACGAGCGCGAACGTCTGCTCTGGCGGGTCGGGGATCTGCTCACCGAACGCGCGGAGGAGTTCGGCCAGCTCGAAGCCCTCGACAACGGCAAGTCGGCGGGTATCGCCGCGGCTGTCGACACGGCGTGGTCGGCCGACATCTTCCGATACAACGCGGGGCTGTGCACCAAGATCTTCGGATCCACGGTCAACGTGTCGATGCCCTTTGTCCCGGGCGGCGAGTTCCACGCCTACACCCTGCGCGACCCTGTCGGGGTATGTGGCCTCATCGTTCCGTGGAACTTCCCACTCCTGATGGCGTCGTTCAAGTTGGCCCCCGCGCTGGCGGCCGGCAACACCGTGGTGCTCAAACCTGCCGAGCAAACCCCCTTGACCGCATTGCTTTTGGGCGAGATCTTCGAGGAGGCAGGATTTCCTCCCGGGGTCGTCAACATCGTCACCGGTTTCGGTGATGCGGGCGCCGCCCTGACGGCACATCCGGACGTGGACAAGATCGCGTTCACCGGGTCCACCGAGGTCGGCAAGAAGATCGTCGCGGCCGCGCAGGGCAATCTCAAGAAGGTCTCCCTCGAACTGGGTGGCAAGAGCCCGAACATCGTGTTCGCCGACGCCGACTTCGAGCAGGCCGTGGCCGGTTCGGTCGCCGCATGGATGTTCAACCACGGCCAGTGCTGCGTCGCGGGCACGCGGCTCTTCGTCGAGCGCCCGATCTTCGACGACTTCACCGCTGCCGTCGCAGAGGCCGCATCGAAGGCCAAGATCGGGCCTGGCCTCGATCCCACCACCGAACTCGGCCCGCTCATCTCGCAGGAGCAGTTCGACAAGGTCAGTGGCTATCTCGCTCAGGGCCTTGCCGACGGAGCACGGGCGCTGACCGGCGGAAAACGCTGGGGCACCGAAGGATACTTCATCGAACCCACCGTCTTCGTGGACGTCGAGCCGAGTTTCTCGATCGTCGAGGAAGAGATCTTCGGCCCCGTGGTGGCCGCGATGCCCTTCGACGGCGATGACGTGGTCGCTGCAGCGAACAACTCGATCTACGGACTCGCCGCCGGCATCTGGACCCGAGACCTGTCCAAGGCACACAAGACAGCCAGGCGCATCAAGGCCGGTTCGGTCTGGGTCAACCAGTACAACGGATTCGACACCGCGATGCCGTTCGGTGGCTACAAACAGTCCGGCTGGGGCCGCGAACTGGGCAACTCGGCGATCGATCTCTACACCGAGACCAAATCGGTGAACATCGCTCTCTGA
- a CDS encoding enoyl-CoA hydratase family protein — translation MDVIVGYAAEAGIATITLDSPGNRNAISGALVEQLTARLDAARDDQAVRAVVLTHTGGTFCAGADLSEAGRTGPEVMIDLMRSIIELPKPVIGRIDGHVRAGGFGFVGACDLVAAGPASTFALTEARIGVAPSMISLTVLPRLTSRAAGRYFLTGEKFDAHVAEEIGLITTAAADSEALAGIVARWCADLRKGSPQGLAASKRLTTTAILREFDRDAARLASESAALFGSDEARAGMLAFLNKQPPPWVAEHP, via the coding sequence ATGGACGTCATCGTCGGATACGCAGCCGAAGCGGGAATCGCGACCATCACACTGGATTCGCCAGGAAACCGCAACGCGATTTCGGGCGCGCTGGTCGAGCAGCTGACCGCACGACTGGACGCCGCCCGCGACGACCAGGCGGTGCGAGCGGTGGTGTTGACACACACCGGCGGGACCTTCTGTGCAGGAGCCGATCTCAGTGAGGCGGGTAGAACCGGGCCAGAGGTGATGATCGATCTCATGCGGTCGATCATCGAGTTGCCCAAGCCGGTGATCGGTCGGATCGATGGCCACGTACGAGCAGGCGGGTTCGGGTTCGTCGGGGCCTGCGATCTCGTGGCGGCGGGCCCGGCGAGCACCTTCGCGTTGACCGAAGCAAGAATCGGCGTTGCGCCATCGATGATCTCGCTCACGGTGCTCCCCAGACTCACGTCGCGGGCGGCCGGCCGGTACTTCCTCACCGGCGAGAAGTTCGACGCTCACGTGGCCGAGGAGATCGGGCTGATCACCACCGCGGCGGCGGACTCCGAGGCGCTGGCCGGCATCGTGGCGAGATGGTGCGCCGATCTGCGCAAGGGTTCTCCGCAGGGTCTCGCCGCGAGCAAGCGGCTGACCACGACGGCGATTCTGCGTGAATTCGACCGCGACGCAGCACGATTGGCAAGTGAATCGGCAGCCCTGTTCGGTTCCGATGAGGCGAGGGCGGGAATGCTCGCATTCCTGAACAAGCAACCGCCTCCGTGGGTGGCCGAGCACCCATGA
- a CDS encoding sigma-54-dependent Fis family transcriptional regulator, giving the protein MNSRSHTQPNRPDIAQSWQRSLLGGLKPGDSPDVRPVDISSTEHPLLRAAGPVIDAIAHQLAESNTALLLVDSDARLVSRTFGGVQVEQALESVGAVYGAEFSEDTMGTTALGTPLEIRDGIVINAAEHFLEQFRTISCYGRPILHPVSRRLEGIVCMSNLEPTVNPLFAPFVDRIAGDIEQRLLEGSRARQTAVVEAFQRVAPRRDVAVVAVGDDLLLTNALAADILASADFGTLRALAADLGADERRTQLALVSGNVVEVVGRRVSGSAGGALFRVRPLDLPHVPIARKPRSQTGAGLRTDRPRSVWENTAITGEPGSGRTSTAAELLGDRPVRAVDAAALVTGSGGGGLIGHLTGTDESTLLIENVHLLDPLSLSALRTAVLEGTPPVVLTAPPLPESPGPVAALIALCPRRIDLAPLRHRTIDLPALAGNVLSRIAPRAVLGAAAGEALLSSDWPGNLTELTMVLRTAADNAARRADRVITVADLPAHHQTTTRAHRLSGRDRAERQAIVEAMQASEGNKVHAAKMLGISRSTLYTRLRALDIDH; this is encoded by the coding sequence ATGAACAGCCGATCGCACACCCAGCCGAATCGCCCCGACATCGCCCAGTCGTGGCAGCGATCGCTGCTGGGTGGGTTGAAGCCAGGCGATTCGCCGGACGTGCGGCCTGTGGACATCTCATCGACCGAGCACCCGTTGCTGCGCGCCGCCGGACCGGTCATCGACGCCATCGCACATCAATTGGCCGAGTCCAACACGGCTCTGCTGCTGGTGGATTCCGACGCCCGGCTCGTGTCCCGCACGTTCGGTGGGGTCCAGGTCGAGCAGGCACTGGAATCGGTGGGCGCGGTCTACGGCGCCGAGTTCAGCGAGGACACGATGGGCACCACCGCGCTCGGTACCCCGCTCGAGATCCGGGACGGCATCGTCATCAATGCCGCCGAACACTTCCTCGAGCAGTTCCGCACCATCAGTTGTTATGGGCGGCCCATCCTCCATCCCGTCTCTCGTCGGCTGGAGGGGATCGTCTGCATGAGCAACCTCGAACCGACCGTCAATCCGCTGTTCGCGCCATTCGTCGACCGGATCGCGGGCGATATCGAGCAGCGTCTCCTCGAGGGGTCGAGGGCGCGGCAGACGGCGGTGGTGGAGGCGTTTCAGCGTGTCGCGCCCCGGCGCGATGTTGCCGTCGTCGCGGTCGGTGACGATCTGTTGCTGACCAATGCCCTTGCCGCCGACATCCTCGCCTCCGCGGATTTCGGAACCCTTCGCGCACTGGCCGCCGATCTGGGTGCAGACGAGCGCCGAACGCAACTCGCACTGGTGTCGGGCAACGTCGTGGAGGTCGTCGGTCGGCGGGTGTCCGGCAGCGCCGGCGGCGCGCTTTTCCGGGTGCGGCCTCTCGATCTGCCCCACGTGCCGATTGCCCGCAAGCCGCGCTCGCAGACCGGCGCGGGCTTGCGGACAGACCGACCTCGCAGCGTGTGGGAGAACACTGCCATCACCGGGGAACCGGGTAGTGGACGGACCAGCACCGCGGCTGAACTGCTCGGCGATCGACCGGTCCGTGCCGTAGACGCCGCGGCCCTGGTGACCGGCTCGGGCGGTGGCGGACTGATCGGCCATCTCACCGGCACCGACGAGTCCACCCTGCTCATCGAGAACGTGCATCTGCTTGATCCGCTGAGCCTGTCCGCGCTCAGGACGGCGGTGCTCGAGGGGACCCCACCCGTTGTACTGACCGCTCCCCCGCTGCCCGAGTCACCTGGTCCGGTCGCCGCCCTCATCGCTCTGTGTCCGCGCCGGATAGATCTGGCGCCACTGCGCCATCGCACGATCGACCTGCCGGCTCTGGCGGGAAACGTGTTGTCGCGCATCGCCCCTCGCGCCGTGCTCGGTGCGGCAGCCGGAGAGGCGCTGCTCTCGTCCGACTGGCCGGGCAACCTGACCGAACTCACGATGGTTCTGCGAACCGCGGCCGACAACGCCGCCCGCCGCGCGGATCGGGTGATCACGGTTGCCGACCTGCCCGCGCACCATCAGACCACCACGCGCGCGCACCGGCTGTCCGGACGCGACCGGGCCGAACGTCAGGCGATCGTCGAGGCCATGCAGGCCAGCGAGGGCAACAAGGTCCACGCGGCCAAGATGCTCGGCATCAGCCGCAGCACTCTGTACACCCGGCTTCGCGCACTCGACATCGATCACTGA
- a CDS encoding TetR/AcrR family transcriptional regulator, whose amino-acid sequence MTRGPVRTPQQDRSRATRQRLLDATIDVLAVDGWAACSVGVVAGRAGVSRGAAQHHFPTREDLITAALEHVFENLTMRATDEAERLPPGAGRIEVAVATAVEFYTGQEFKAALQVWCAAASDESLRRLILPLEGRFGAAAHSMTVHMLGVDDSDPKVHRLVQATLDFARGLGLADTLSDDSARRRQVVGAWAEQLRVSLR is encoded by the coding sequence ATGACGCGCGGCCCTGTACGAACTCCCCAGCAGGACCGCAGCCGGGCGACGCGGCAGCGCCTGCTCGACGCGACCATCGACGTCCTTGCCGTCGATGGCTGGGCGGCGTGCAGCGTGGGTGTGGTTGCCGGCCGTGCGGGGGTGTCCCGCGGTGCGGCGCAACATCATTTCCCGACCCGCGAGGACCTCATCACCGCCGCTCTCGAGCATGTCTTCGAGAACCTGACGATGCGTGCCACCGACGAGGCCGAGCGACTCCCACCTGGAGCCGGACGGATCGAGGTCGCCGTCGCCACGGCCGTCGAGTTCTATACCGGTCAGGAGTTCAAGGCGGCGTTACAGGTGTGGTGCGCAGCAGCATCGGACGAATCGCTGCGCCGGTTGATTCTGCCACTCGAGGGTCGGTTCGGAGCCGCGGCCCATTCGATGACGGTGCACATGCTGGGGGTCGACGATTCGGACCCCAAGGTCCATCGGCTGGTGCAGGCAACCCTTGACTTCGCGCGTGGGCTCGGATTGGCCGATACGTTGTCCGACGACTCCGCGCGTCGCAGGCAGGTCGTCGGGGCGTGGGCGGAGCAACTCCGGGTGTCCCTCCGCTGA
- a CDS encoding ATPase, whose protein sequence is MTEDFDRIERQIDIDAPADRVWSLISEPGWYINDSEITPHRIERSGDVDIVHDPVHGAFALRTVTLDPPKYAAFRWIADVDDTAGASTLVEFWIDEMSSGSVVLRVAESGFASLPGDAAERRKKFDDNTEGWTQELGIAKRHLELAQVDVRS, encoded by the coding sequence ATGACTGAAGACTTCGACCGCATCGAGCGGCAGATCGACATCGACGCACCGGCGGATCGGGTGTGGTCGCTGATCAGTGAGCCCGGTTGGTACATCAACGATTCCGAGATCACCCCCCACCGGATCGAGCGGTCCGGTGATGTCGACATCGTGCATGATCCGGTGCACGGCGCTTTTGCCCTTCGCACCGTCACGCTGGACCCGCCGAAGTACGCTGCTTTCCGCTGGATCGCCGATGTGGACGACACCGCAGGCGCCTCGACGTTGGTCGAGTTCTGGATCGACGAGATGTCCTCGGGGTCAGTGGTCCTCAGGGTTGCCGAGAGCGGGTTCGCGTCTCTGCCCGGGGACGCCGCCGAACGGCGCAAGAAGTTCGACGACAACACCGAGGGATGGACCCAGGAACTGGGCATCGCCAAGCGGCATCTCGAACTTGCTCAGGTCGATGTCCGGAGCTGA
- a CDS encoding metalloregulator ArsR/SmtB family transcription factor, translated as MSGADTELPAVFAALADDTRWGLLVRLGRSPASASALAAEFPVSRQAIAKHLAILEETGLVSSSKSGREVRFTAVGARLSRIGRELDGIAAGWDRRLADIKTRAEADPNT; from the coding sequence ATGTCCGGAGCTGACACCGAACTGCCGGCAGTCTTCGCCGCGCTCGCCGACGACACCCGCTGGGGGCTGCTCGTCAGGCTGGGCAGGTCCCCGGCGTCCGCGTCGGCGCTCGCGGCGGAGTTCCCGGTCTCGCGACAGGCCATCGCCAAGCATCTGGCGATCTTGGAGGAAACCGGCCTGGTCTCGTCGTCGAAGTCCGGCCGCGAGGTGAGGTTCACCGCGGTGGGCGCCCGGCTCAGCCGGATCGGCCGCGAACTGGATGGCATCGCCGCCGGCTGGGATCGTCGTCTCGCCGACATCAAGACGCGTGCCGAGGCCGATCCGAACACCTAG
- a CDS encoding GDSL-type esterase/lipase family protein, with translation MSPFERALSPMTRTARRCSGPFLVALTVGAGLVVAPSGPAAAAPTPIVCPASGPWVGAWSAPASDGALSPDGPPSPYFPPVDPSLVPNPEVDNSTVRSVIVPTRAGEVLRVDLSNEYGEAPVTFTSVSVGKQATGAGVSDPVPLLFGGQPTVTVPAGGEVVSDPMPYAFQAFEALSISTFTPDDVASATRHWVARQRSYLTATGAGDKTLDTSGAAFGTTTTSRLFVTGMDTLAPGTGAVVTLGDSLTDGYQTGAPNPTGPSPELPAGLDENVRWPDRLARRINEQGLPLTVVNAGISGNRVGFDAAEGQSGLINTSRGDSALTRLDRDVLSVPNVRTVVLFEGINDLGQAPGVTVDQLTQNYQTIIDTLHQRGIRVLQGTITPAGGHTGQGNYGTSATNDLRNQVNEWIRTSSPADGVVDFDNAVADPANPSVLLPAYDDGDHLHLSAPGYQKLADTVALGQLADNCGSGSSGSSDSAWGSVAWS, from the coding sequence ATGTCACCATTTGAGCGGGCGCTGTCGCCGATGACGCGCACCGCACGACGCTGCTCCGGCCCGTTCCTCGTTGCTCTCACCGTCGGTGCGGGCTTGGTCGTCGCCCCGTCCGGCCCGGCGGCAGCGGCGCCCACACCGATCGTCTGCCCGGCTTCCGGTCCGTGGGTGGGGGCCTGGAGCGCGCCGGCAAGCGATGGGGCACTGTCCCCGGATGGGCCTCCGAGTCCCTACTTCCCGCCAGTCGACCCCAGTCTCGTGCCCAATCCCGAGGTCGACAATTCGACGGTCCGGTCTGTCATCGTGCCGACGCGCGCCGGCGAGGTTCTCCGCGTGGACCTGTCGAACGAGTACGGCGAGGCGCCGGTGACATTCACATCGGTGAGTGTGGGGAAACAGGCCACCGGCGCAGGCGTGTCCGATCCCGTGCCGCTCTTGTTCGGTGGACAGCCGACGGTGACGGTGCCTGCCGGAGGCGAGGTGGTCAGTGACCCCATGCCGTACGCGTTCCAGGCTTTCGAAGCACTGTCGATCAGTACCTTCACCCCTGACGACGTGGCGTCGGCAACCCGGCACTGGGTGGCGCGTCAGCGCTCGTACCTCACGGCCACCGGAGCCGGCGACAAGACACTCGACACCAGTGGCGCCGCGTTCGGCACCACCACGACGTCGCGGCTCTTCGTGACCGGGATGGACACACTGGCCCCCGGAACGGGAGCGGTTGTCACACTAGGGGATTCCCTGACCGATGGCTATCAGACGGGCGCACCCAACCCGACCGGCCCGTCTCCCGAACTGCCTGCCGGCCTCGACGAGAACGTCCGATGGCCCGACCGCCTGGCCCGCCGGATCAACGAGCAGGGACTTCCGCTGACGGTTGTCAACGCCGGGATATCGGGCAACAGGGTTGGTTTCGATGCGGCCGAGGGGCAGTCAGGACTCATCAACACCTCTCGTGGGGATTCGGCATTGACTCGACTGGACCGAGACGTGCTGTCGGTTCCCAACGTGCGCACCGTTGTCCTGTTCGAAGGCATCAACGATCTGGGCCAGGCTCCCGGTGTGACCGTCGATCAGCTGACGCAGAACTATCAGACGATCATCGACACGCTGCACCAGCGCGGAATCCGCGTCCTGCAGGGCACCATCACCCCTGCCGGGGGCCATACCGGGCAGGGCAATTACGGCACGAGTGCAACCAACGATCTGCGCAACCAGGTCAACGAGTGGATCCGCACCAGCAGTCCCGCGGACGGTGTCGTGGACTTCGACAACGCCGTCGCCGACCCGGCGAACCCTTCTGTTCTCCTTCCTGCCTACGACGACGGCGATCATCTCCACCTCAGCGCCCCCGGCTACCAGAAGTTGGCCGACACTGTCGCATTGGGTCAGCTGGCCGACAACTGTGGATCAGGATCGTCCGGTTCTTCTGATTCGGCCTGGGGTTCGGTGGCATGGTCCTGA
- a CDS encoding crotonase/enoyl-CoA hydratase family protein, producing MTDTSGDAAGRQRVTCEVADGVAQVRLNRPDKMNALDPAMFEALVDVGSALIDRTDVSAVVMAGEGRAFCAGLDMGQFELMQGGAADVVADRERLGAATALGQQAVHVWSLVPVPVIAALHGVAFGGGLQVALGADVRIAAPDTTLSVMEIVWGLIPDMTGTQILPELVGRDVAKELVFTGRRFSGSDAAALGLVTRTDDEPLSAATALAIEVAGNSRGALVEAKALLELAGRVDLAAGFDAEQVAIRKLIGSPEQIEVVRRRTEEMARRR from the coding sequence ATGACTGACACGAGCGGGGACGCAGCAGGACGGCAGCGGGTGACCTGCGAGGTCGCCGATGGGGTCGCGCAGGTGCGGCTCAATCGGCCGGACAAGATGAACGCCCTCGATCCGGCGATGTTCGAGGCGCTCGTCGACGTCGGGTCAGCTCTCATCGATCGCACCGATGTCTCCGCGGTGGTGATGGCCGGTGAAGGCCGGGCGTTCTGTGCCGGTCTCGACATGGGGCAGTTCGAACTGATGCAAGGTGGGGCTGCCGACGTCGTGGCCGACCGCGAACGTCTGGGCGCGGCAACGGCTCTGGGTCAACAAGCCGTGCACGTGTGGTCGCTGGTGCCCGTACCCGTCATCGCCGCCCTCCACGGCGTCGCGTTCGGTGGGGGATTGCAGGTGGCGCTCGGCGCAGACGTCCGGATCGCCGCGCCCGACACCACACTGTCGGTGATGGAGATCGTCTGGGGGCTGATCCCGGACATGACCGGCACGCAGATACTGCCCGAGCTCGTCGGCCGCGACGTCGCCAAGGAGCTGGTGTTCACCGGTCGTAGATTCAGTGGAAGCGATGCCGCCGCACTGGGTCTGGTGACCCGCACCGACGACGAACCGCTGTCGGCGGCCACGGCGCTGGCCATCGAGGTCGCGGGCAACTCCCGGGGCGCACTGGTCGAGGCCAAGGCTCTGCTGGAACTGGCCGGGCGAGTGGACCTCGCCGCAGGATTCGACGCCGAGCAGGTCGCCATCCGGAAGCTGATCGGCTCACCCGAGCAGATCGAGGTCGTCCGCAGACGCACCGAGGAAATGGCACGCCGACGCTGA
- a CDS encoding acyl-CoA dehydrogenase family protein, translated as MSFVETDEQKALRSSVAGLGGRFGHEYFLDCARSGRKTDELWSEAGKLGFIGVNLPEEYGGGGAGMYELSIVMEELAAIGSGLLMMVVSPAICGNVIARFGTDDQKKQWLPGLADGSITMAFGITEPDAGSNSHNITTTARRDGGDWLLSGRKIYVSGVDQAQAVLIVARTEDAKTGRLKPALFILPTDAPGFEFNQIEMDLINPEKQFLLFLDDVRLPSTALVGSEDAALSQLFAGLNPERIMAAASAVGMGRFALGRAVEYVNERTVWKTPIGAHQAIAHPLAVGKIEMELAKLMMQKAATLYDAGDDWGAAEPANMAKYAAAEACVKIVDSAVQSLGGNGLSTEYGLAPLLNLCRIARVAPVSREMILNFVAQNSLGLPKSY; from the coding sequence ATGAGCTTCGTGGAAACAGATGAGCAGAAGGCGTTACGCAGTTCGGTGGCCGGTCTCGGCGGCCGTTTCGGCCACGAGTACTTCCTCGATTGTGCCCGCAGCGGCCGCAAGACGGACGAATTGTGGTCTGAGGCAGGGAAGCTGGGCTTCATCGGTGTCAACCTGCCCGAGGAGTACGGCGGCGGTGGCGCGGGAATGTACGAGCTGTCGATCGTGATGGAAGAACTCGCGGCAATCGGTAGCGGACTGCTGATGATGGTGGTCTCCCCGGCAATCTGCGGAAACGTCATCGCGCGCTTCGGCACCGACGACCAGAAGAAGCAGTGGCTGCCCGGGCTCGCCGACGGGTCGATCACCATGGCTTTCGGTATCACCGAACCCGATGCGGGGTCCAACTCGCACAACATCACCACCACTGCGCGGCGCGACGGTGGCGACTGGTTGCTCTCGGGTCGCAAGATCTATGTGTCCGGCGTGGACCAGGCCCAGGCCGTGCTGATCGTGGCCCGCACCGAGGACGCAAAGACCGGCCGGCTCAAGCCCGCGCTGTTCATCTTGCCCACCGACGCACCGGGTTTCGAGTTCAATCAGATCGAGATGGACCTGATCAATCCCGAGAAGCAGTTCCTGCTGTTCCTCGACGACGTGCGCCTGCCGTCGACCGCGCTGGTCGGTTCCGAGGATGCGGCGCTGAGCCAACTGTTTGCCGGTCTCAACCCCGAGCGCATCATGGCAGCAGCGTCAGCTGTCGGGATGGGACGCTTCGCTCTGGGCCGAGCAGTGGAGTACGTCAACGAGCGGACCGTGTGGAAGACGCCCATCGGCGCCCACCAGGCCATCGCACATCCATTGGCGGTCGGCAAGATCGAGATGGAGCTGGCCAAGCTGATGATGCAGAAGGCCGCAACGTTGTACGACGCCGGTGACGACTGGGGTGCGGCCGAACCGGCGAACATGGCCAAGTATGCGGCGGCCGAGGCATGCGTCAAGATCGTCGACTCCGCCGTACAGTCGCTCGGCGGCAACGGTCTGTCCACCGAGTACGGGCTCGCGCCGCTGCTCAACCTGTGCCGGATCGCCCGCGTGGCACCCGTCAGTCGCGAGATGATCCTGAACTTCGTGGCGCAGAACAGTCTCGGCCTGCCCAAGTCGTACTGA